A section of the Phaseolus vulgaris cultivar G19833 chromosome 8, P. vulgaris v2.0, whole genome shotgun sequence genome encodes:
- the LOC137823371 gene encoding protein METHYLENE BLUE SENSITIVITY 1-like, giving the protein MTGKAKPKKHTAKEIAAKIDAATTNRGGGKAGQADRSGVEKGGHAKYECPHCKVTAPDVKSMQIHHEARHPKIPFEEEKVANLHATTTSAAAPESSKGRPGIRGSKKK; this is encoded by the coding sequence ATGACCGGCAAGGCGAAGCCCAAGAAGCACACGGCTAAGGAGATCGCGGCCAAGATCGATGCCGCCACCACCAACCGCGGCGGCGGTAAGGCGGGCCAGGCGGACCGGTCCGGCGTGGAGAAAGGCGGGCACGCGAAATATGAGTGCCCGCACTGCAAAGTCACGGCGCCTGACGTGAAATCGATGCAGATTCATCACGAGGCGCGTCACCCTAAGATCCCCTTCGAGGAGGAGAAGGTCGCGAACCTTCATGCCACAACAACGAGCGCCGCCGCTCCCGAATCGTCAAAGGGTCGCCCCGGCATCCGCGGAAGCAAAAAGAAATGA
- the LOC137824176 gene encoding WRKY transcription factor SUSIBA2-like: MEHDDLNNNQNKNCNEESLVSESNGAKRSIAERRGFNSNAAQINTALFRTATSTTPSPSPAARSPRLTIPPGISPTALLGSPIMLPNSQAVPSSPTTGSFFMMPPLPQESNPLLPPYSAPLNQVSSNFHSIKGGNRESQPLAQVQSPLDFSFPADFSKGHSVKNSEVNSYNDIEMVNDAIVNANNVEMPMSGSEEVSDESAVPKNGINGEDIGGRPAPEGELKEASHATGVVRTSEDGYNWRKYGQKQVKGSEYPRSYYKCTQPNCQVKKKVERSHDGQITEIIYKGNHNHVKPHSTHRGSALSTDEVSDMAEEGALAKVDGGFMWRNVQSGLKDSKNSLDWKGDGQERTSSTSVVTEISDPISTNKAKSLSMFESEETPELSSTLASHDMEEDGTTQALALVEDEAENDESEPKRRKKESYAVESTLPPRSVREPRVVVQIESEVDILDDGYRWRKYGQKVVKGNPNPRSYYKCTSAGCTVRKHVERASHNLKFVLTTYEGKHNHEVPTARTNNQINTSDGGLPPNGVNGQVALALPGNAGIKAETHQTLAHHFDRKPEFSNEFLRPSLIGSFNNDMKFGPSSLCQMKYPSLNNTMPYGYAMNPDRCAAPQAGSIASMFPDFPMPLPLNLPSSGKFSISGLNFNCAKPINPIQSFLSGQQVKDIDTVFLRPKQEQKDDTIYGSCIPSLDANASLTSSSAAPSIYQRVMQNFPS; this comes from the exons ATGGAACATGATGATCTAAACAACAATCAGAACAAGAATTGTAATGAAGAAAGCCTTGTGTCAGAATCAAATGGTGCAAAGAGAAGCATTGCTGAGAGGAGGGGTTTCAATTCCAATGCGGCACAAATCAACACAGCACTGTTTCGCACTGCAACTTCAACAACCCCTTCTCCTTCCCCTGCTGCTCGATCACCTCGTCTCACCATTCCCCCTGGCATCAGCCCCACTGCATTGCTTGGCTCTCCCATCATGCTTCCAAATTCTCAG GCAGTGCCATCATCCCCCACCACGGGCAGTTTCTTCATGATGCCACCTCTACCTCAGGAATCTAATCCATTGCTTCCTCCCTATTCTGCCCCTCTGAATCAG GTTTCTAGTAATTTCCACTCGATAAAGGGAGGAAATAGAGAAAGCCAACCACTTGCTCAAGTTCAGTCACCATTAGATTTTTCATTCCCAGCAGATTTTTCTAAAGGCCATTCTGTGAAAAATAGTGAAGTGAATTCATACAATGATATTGAAATGGTAAATGATGCAATTGTTAATGCCAATAATGTTGAGATGCCAATGTCTGGCTCTGAAGAAGTAAGCGATGAAAGTGCTGTGCCGAAAAATGGTATCAATGGTGAGGATATTGGAGGGAGACCTGCTCCAGAAGGAGAACTGAAAGAAGCATCTCATGCAACAGGCGTGGTGAGGACCTCAGAGGATGGTTATAATTGGAGAAAATATGGACAAAAACAGGTAAAAGGTAGTGAGTATCCCAGAAGCTATTATAAATGCACACAACCTAATTGTCAGGTCAAGAAAAAGGTGGAACGATCCCATGATGGTCAAATTACAGAAATTATTTATAAGGGTAATCATAACCATGTAAAACCACACTCTACTCATAGAGGATCTGCACTTTCTACTGATGAGGTTTCAGACATGGCTGAAGAAGGTGCATTAGCTAAAGTTGATGGTGGGTTCATGTGGAGAAATGTTCAGTCAGGACTAAAagattcaaaaaacagtttagATTGGAAGGGTGATGGTCAGGAAAGGACATCATCAACTTCTGTTGTGACTGAGATTTCAGATCCTATATCAACCAACAAAGCTAAATCTCTATCTATGTTTGAATCGGAGGAGACCCCAGAGCTTTCTTCTACACTTGCTAGTCATGACATGGAAGAAGATGGAACCACTCAAGCACTTGCGTTGGTTGAAGATGAAGCTGAGAATGATGAATCGGAACCTAAAAGAAG GAAGAAAGAGAGCTATGCAGTTGAATCAACTTTGCCCCCTAGGTCTGTTCGTGAGCCAAGAGTGGTAGTCCAAATTGAGAGTGAAGTGGACATTCTTGATGATGGTTATCGCTGGCGTAAGTATGGACAGAAGGTTGTCAAAGGAAATCCGAATCCTAG GAGCTACTATAAATGCACAAGTGCCGGATGTACGGTAAGGAAACATGTGGAAAGGGCCTCACACAATCTAAAATTTGTGCTTACAACTTATGAGGGAAAGCACAATCATGAAGTGCCCACAGCAAGAACCAACAATCAGATAAACACAAGTGATGGTGGTTTGCCCCCCAATGGTGTCAATGGGCAAGTGGCTCTTGCTTTACCAGGGAATGCTGGCATTAAGGCTGAGACTCATCAAACTCTTGCACATCATTTTGATAGAAAACCTGAATTCAGCAATGAGTTTCTCAGGCCTAGTTTGATTGGAAGTTTCAACAATGACATGAAGTTTGGTCCTTCTTCCCTTTGTCAAATGAAGTATCCTTCCTTGAATAACACCATGCCTTATGGCTATGCAATGAACCCTGATCGTTGTGCTGCCCCTCAAGCTGGATCCATTGCCTCAATGTTCCCTGATTTTCCAATGCCACTACCATTGAATCTTCCCTCATCTGGAAAATTTTCAATTTCTGGACTTAACTTTAACTGTGCCAAACCAATAAATCCTATCCAATCTTTTCTTTCTGGGCAGCAAGTGAAGGACATTGATACAGTATTTCTGAGGCCTAAGCAGGAACAGAAGGATGATACTATATATGGTTCGTGCATTCCCTCACTAGATGCAAATGCTTCACTCACTTCTTCTTCAGCAGCACCATCCATTTATCAACGAGTCATGCAAAATTTCCCTTCATAA
- the LOC137824121 gene encoding inositol diphosphatase DSP5, translating into MGLILEVENGDDDNDAVLVPPPNFAMVEDCIFRSSFPTSSNFPFLQTLNLRSIIYLCPEPYPEENLEFLRSQNIRLFQFAIEGKTDVSTPILKDSVMDALKVLIDVRNHPVLIHCKRGKHRTGCLVGCLRKLQNWCLSSVFEEYQRFAGVKSRTMDLTFIEMFDILSLSQCLYSIIYQYHGYGSKKRRLLYKDENLQKPRLTSF; encoded by the exons ATGGGGTTGATTCTGGAGGTCGAGAACGGCGACGACGACAACGACGCCGTTCTGGTTCCGCCCCCTAACTTCGCCATGGTCGAGGACTGCATTTTCCGATCCAGCTTCCCCACCTCCTCCAATTTTCCCTTTCTCCAAACCCTAAACCTTCGCTCCATCAT ATACCTGTGCCCTGAGCCTTATCCTGAGGAGAATCTAGAGTTCCTTCGCTCGCAGAATATTCGGCTCTTTCAATTTGCAATTGAGGGGAAAACG GATGTTTCTACCCCTATTCTCAAGGATTCTGTCATGGATGCACTCAAAGTTTTAATTG ACGTGAGAAATCACCCTGTTTTGATCCATTGCAAGCGAGGAAAG CATAGAACCGGTTGCCTTGTTGGTTGCTTGCGAAAATTACAGAATTGGTGTTTGTCTTCTGTATTTGAGGAGTATCAACGATTTGCTGGTGTTAAATCCAGGACAATGGATTTAACATTTATAGAAATGTTTGACATTCTAAGCCTGAGCCAGTGCCTTTACAGCATAATATACCAGTACCATGGATATGGTTCCAAAAAGCGTCGGTTGTTGTACAAAGATGAGAATTTACAGAAGCCCCGATTGACATCATTTTAG
- the LOC137823565 gene encoding uncharacterized protein, with protein sequence MAEERVASSSQPDPANSYLYLHPSENPAAPLVSPVLDASNYHSWSRSILTALNAKNKVEFVLGTHPCPEKDHQNFSVWNRCNNMVVSWLVHSVSLPIRQSIIWMDSALDIWNDLKTRYSQGDLSRISDLQVEVASLNQGDLSVTEYFTKLRIIWDELDNFRPIPMCTCSVKCSCLVNSIISQRKCEDYAMQFLRGLNDQYSNVRSHVLLMEPIPPISKIFSLVAQQERQLANHISVSISSINSVDSTRTSSSTLCTFCGKHGHTENVWFKRVGFPHQDNRNSKPNTRKVCTHCNRNGHTVDTCYKKHGYPPGYKYYSSNRTSQINSLVTTDGVSSEPCLKEQEKPMTLRLILFK encoded by the exons ATGGCAGAAGAACGCGTCGCTTCTTCGTCTCAACCCGATCCGGCGAACAGCTACCTCTACCTTCATCCTAGCGAGAACCCCGCTGCTCCGCTCGTCTCACCGGTGCTGGACGCTTCCAATTACCACTCCTGGAGCCGCTCGATCTTGACGGCACTGAACGCTAAAAACAAAGTGGAGTTCGTTCTTGGAACGCATCCTTGCCCAGAAAAAGACCATCAAAATTTCTCAGTTTGGAACAGATGCAATAATATGGTAGTCTCATGGTTAGTACACTCCGTCTCTTTACCTATTCGGCAAAGCATTATTTGGATGGATAGTGCCCTAGACATCTGGAATGACTTGAAAACTAGATACTCTCAGGGTGACCTATCTAGAATTTCCGATCTTCAAGTAGAAGTAGCTTCTTTAAATCAGGGGGATTTATCTGTGACTgagtattttacaaaattaaggaTAATCTGGGACGAGTTGGACAACTTTAGGCCTATCCCCATGTGCACATGTTCTGTAAAATGTTCTTGTTTAGTTAATTCTATCATAAGTCAAAGAAAGTGTGAAGATTATGCCATGCAATTTTTGAGAGGGTTAAATGACCAATATAGTAATGTTAGATCACACGTTCTTCTCATGGAACCCATTCCACCTATATCAAAGATCTTTTCTCTCGTTGCTCAGCAAGAAAGACAATTAGCAAACCACATTTCTGTTAGCATATCTAGTATTAACAGTGTTGATTCCACTAGGACATCCTCCTCTACTTTGTGCACTTTTTGTGGTAAGCATGGGCACACTGAAAATGTTTGGTTTAAAAGAGTTGGGTTCCCTCATCAAGACAATAGGAACTCCAAACCTAACACTAGAAAGGTATGCACGCACTGTAACAGAAATGGTCACACTGTGGATACCTGTTACAAGAAACATGGCTACCCTCCTGGGTACAAATACTATAGCAGCAATAGGACTAGTCAGATTAACAGTCTTGTTACTACTGATGGTGTTTCCTCTGAGCCTTGTCTTAAAGAACAGGAAAAAC CAATGACACTCCGCCTAATCCTATTCAAGTGA